The following coding sequences are from one Lolium rigidum isolate FL_2022 chromosome 6, APGP_CSIRO_Lrig_0.1, whole genome shotgun sequence window:
- the LOC124668035 gene encoding probable calcium-binding protein CML16 — MSTTDGQNKQARTPAALSAAGHGDAETRKLFSRFDADGDGRISPSELAAVAGAISPPPSESAGGREVGAMMDQLDADRDGYVDLGEFAAFHAPGGRDLDAELRDAFDVYDINGDGRISVAELSKVLGRIGEGCSTQECERMIASVGVDGEGYVGFQEFKKMMSPDAAGAQAQPQPAAGVTDDKPKTE; from the coding sequence ATGTCGACCACCGACGGCCAGAATAAGCAGGCGCGGACACCGGCAGCACTGTCCGCGGCCGGGCACGGCGACGCAGAGACCAGGAAGCTCTTCTCCCGCTTCGACGCGGACGGCGACGGCCGGATCTCCCCGTCCGAGCTCGCCGCGGTGGCGGGCGCCATCTCTCCGCCGCCGAGCGAGTCCGCGGGGGGGCGGGAGGTGGGCGCGATGATGGACCAGCTCGACGCCGACCGCGACGGCTACGTGGACCTGGGCGAGTTCGCGGCCTTCCACGCCCCCGGCGGCCGCGACCTGGACGCCGAGCTGCGCGACGCCTTCGACGTCTACGACATCAACGGCGACGGCCGCATCTCCGTCGCCGAGCTCAGCAAGGTCCTGGGCCGGATCGGCGAGGGCTGCAGCACCCAGGAGTGCGAGCGGATGATCGCCTCCGTCGGCGTCGACGGCGAGGGCTACGTCGGATTCCAGGAGTTCAAGAAAATGATGTCCCCTGACGCCGCCGGCGCGCAGGCCCAACCGCAGCCTGCCGCCGGCGTCACAGACGACAAGCCCAAGACGGAGTGA